The Cellulomonas fulva genome includes a window with the following:
- a CDS encoding LLM class F420-dependent oxidoreductase: MTFPVRIGVQLQPQHADYGQIRDAVRRAEDLGVDVIFNWDHFFPLSGDPDGKHFECWTMLGAWAEQTERVQIGALVTCNSYRNPELLADMARTVDHISGGRLLLGIGAGWFEKDYDEFGYEFGTAGGRIADLAAALPRIKARWARSNPLPTRDIPVLIGGGGERKTLRVVAEHADVWHTFGDAETLARKSGILDEHGAAVGRDTASLVERSVGVSAPPSEQSPALLEAGATLFTVGVSGPDYDLSLVEQWVAWRDARG, from the coding sequence ATGACCTTTCCTGTGCGCATCGGTGTCCAGCTCCAGCCCCAGCACGCCGACTACGGCCAGATCCGCGACGCGGTGCGCCGCGCCGAGGACCTGGGCGTCGACGTGATCTTCAACTGGGACCACTTCTTCCCGCTCAGCGGCGACCCCGACGGCAAGCACTTCGAGTGCTGGACCATGCTCGGCGCGTGGGCCGAGCAGACCGAGCGGGTCCAGATCGGCGCGCTCGTCACCTGCAACTCCTACCGGAACCCGGAGCTGCTCGCGGACATGGCGCGGACGGTCGACCACATCAGCGGCGGGCGGCTGCTCCTCGGCATCGGTGCCGGCTGGTTCGAGAAGGACTACGACGAGTTCGGGTACGAGTTCGGCACCGCGGGTGGGCGCATCGCGGACCTCGCCGCGGCGCTCCCCCGCATCAAGGCCCGGTGGGCGCGGTCCAACCCGCTGCCGACGCGGGACATCCCGGTGCTGATCGGCGGCGGGGGTGAGCGCAAGACCCTGCGCGTCGTCGCCGAGCACGCCGACGTCTGGCACACGTTCGGCGACGCCGAGACCCTGGCGCGCAAGAGCGGGATCCTCGACGAGCACGGCGCGGCCGTGGGCCGGGACACGGCGAGCCTCGTCGAGCGCTCCGTCGGCGTCTCGGCGCCGCCGAGCGAGCAGTCGCCCGCCCTCCTCGAGGCCGGGGCGACGCTGTTCACCGTCGGCGTCTCCGGGCCGGACTACGACCTCTCGCTCGTCGAGCAGTGGGTGGCCTGGCGCGACGCCCGCGGCTGA
- a CDS encoding dihydrofolate reductase family protein, giving the protein MATIVSTLFISLDGVAEVDPAWHFPYFDEHMGAAVGEDYEDVDVLLLGRVTYDSFAGAWPGREAAGGEDAGFATTLGDTRKVVATRGTQDLGWRNAEAAPDLLTAAAALQADPVLGKVLVPGSISVVRQLIAAGLLDELRLLVHPVLVGGGDRLLQCGDAAAHLRLLGSETYPTGVVRLRYAVGAAPVAQSYDDVADKVPGASTD; this is encoded by the coding sequence ATGGCCACGATCGTCTCGACGCTGTTCATCTCGCTCGACGGGGTCGCCGAGGTCGACCCCGCGTGGCACTTCCCGTACTTCGACGAGCACATGGGCGCGGCGGTCGGCGAGGACTACGAGGACGTCGACGTGCTGCTCCTCGGGCGCGTCACCTACGACTCGTTCGCCGGCGCGTGGCCCGGGCGCGAGGCGGCGGGCGGTGAGGACGCCGGGTTTGCCACGACGCTCGGGGACACCCGCAAGGTCGTGGCGACGCGCGGGACCCAGGACCTCGGCTGGCGCAACGCCGAGGCGGCGCCGGACCTTCTCACGGCCGCGGCCGCGCTCCAGGCGGACCCCGTGCTCGGCAAGGTCCTGGTGCCGGGCTCGATCTCGGTCGTGAGGCAGCTCATCGCCGCCGGCCTGCTCGACGAGCTCCGCCTGCTGGTGCACCCCGTGCTGGTCGGCGGGGGCGACCGTCTGCTGCAATGCGGCGATGCCGCAGCCCACCTGCGACTGCTGGGCTCGGAGACGTACCCGACGGGCGTCGTCCGCCTGCGGTACGCGGTGGGTGCCGCGCCCGTGGCGCAGTCCTACGACGATGTCGCCGACAAGGTCCCCGGCGCCTCGACCGACTGA
- a CDS encoding LLM class flavin-dependent oxidoreductase yields the protein MPDYGHPLRFGTFVTPVNAPPERPVKLAQLSEELGFDLVTFQDHPYQPSFHDTWTLLTWVAARTERIGLAGNVLNLPLRQPAVLARSAASLDLLSGGRVNLGLGAGAFWDAIEAMGGGRLTPGQGVDALSEALEVIRGIWDADARGPLRAGGEHHHVTGAKRGPAPAHDIPIWLGALKPRMLRLIGRSADGWLPSQSYLQPGDLQRGNATIDEAAQAAGRDPREVTRLLNIGPLGADEIAELALEDGVSVFIVAADDPRVLERFAGDVMPDVRERVARERSARGTAPAGRVRNAVALAQRLPGIAYDELPASLVENAVEPGDRGYARYTSSYLRGGAPGLALRPQTVDQVRDSIAFADRHRDLPLGLLSAGHGISGRSVNHGGLVVDVSALNEVTVLDEATGRVRLGPGARWIDVARGLAPHGLAITSGDYGGVGVGGLVTAGGVGWFAREHGLTIDRVRSMDVVLADGSLVRASDDENVDLFWGMRGAGANFGVVVSVEIEAAPVGQVGFAQLVLDAGDLTDLLVRWGTAIESSHRSVTGQLVLGATRPGQPRYAQAMLVVDSDDPETIIERLGPVAAVAPLLDQSVALARYDEIMGAFHQEGPQRGQGEPHSHSGMVRHLTPELAAEATALLDAGAAHFFQIRAVGGAVSDVPTDATAYAWRDAAFNIAAMGTRASGLDTWWRRLEPHLEGMYLSFESDEGADVVARAFPPAHLARLRELKRRYDPTGLFRDNFYIAPAAEDEVA from the coding sequence ATGCCCGACTACGGTCACCCCCTGCGCTTCGGCACGTTCGTCACGCCCGTCAACGCGCCGCCCGAGCGGCCGGTCAAGCTCGCCCAGCTCAGCGAGGAGCTCGGCTTCGACCTGGTCACGTTCCAGGACCACCCGTATCAGCCGTCGTTCCACGACACGTGGACGCTCCTGACCTGGGTGGCCGCCCGCACGGAGCGGATCGGCCTCGCGGGCAACGTGCTGAACCTGCCGCTGCGCCAGCCCGCGGTCCTGGCGCGCTCGGCGGCGAGCCTCGACCTGCTCTCGGGCGGCCGGGTCAACCTCGGCCTCGGCGCGGGCGCGTTCTGGGACGCCATCGAGGCCATGGGTGGCGGCCGCCTCACGCCGGGCCAGGGGGTGGACGCGCTCAGCGAGGCGCTCGAGGTGATCCGGGGGATCTGGGACGCCGACGCGCGCGGCCCGCTGCGCGCCGGCGGCGAGCACCACCACGTCACGGGCGCCAAGCGCGGTCCCGCTCCCGCGCACGACATCCCGATCTGGCTGGGCGCGCTCAAGCCGCGGATGCTGCGCCTCATCGGACGCTCGGCGGACGGCTGGCTGCCCTCGCAGAGCTACCTGCAGCCCGGTGACCTCCAGCGCGGCAACGCGACGATCGACGAGGCTGCGCAGGCGGCCGGCCGCGACCCGCGCGAGGTCACCCGGCTGCTCAACATCGGGCCGCTCGGGGCGGACGAGATCGCCGAGCTCGCGCTCGAGGACGGCGTGAGCGTGTTCATCGTCGCGGCGGACGACCCGCGCGTGCTCGAGCGGTTCGCCGGCGACGTGATGCCGGACGTCCGGGAGCGTGTCGCCCGGGAGCGCTCGGCGCGCGGGACCGCGCCCGCCGGCCGTGTCCGCAACGCCGTCGCGCTCGCGCAGCGGCTGCCGGGGATCGCCTACGACGAGCTGCCCGCGTCGCTGGTCGAGAACGCGGTCGAGCCCGGCGACCGCGGCTACGCCCGCTACACCTCGTCGTACCTGCGCGGAGGCGCGCCCGGGCTCGCGCTGCGGCCGCAGACCGTGGACCAGGTGCGCGATTCGATCGCGTTCGCCGACCGGCACCGCGACCTCCCGCTCGGGCTCCTCAGCGCGGGCCACGGGATCTCGGGCCGCTCGGTCAACCACGGCGGGCTCGTCGTCGACGTGAGCGCGCTGAACGAGGTGACGGTGCTCGACGAGGCGACCGGCCGCGTGCGCCTGGGTCCGGGCGCACGCTGGATCGACGTCGCGCGCGGCCTCGCACCGCACGGCCTGGCGATCACGAGCGGCGACTACGGCGGCGTGGGTGTCGGGGGCCTCGTGACGGCCGGCGGCGTCGGCTGGTTCGCGCGCGAGCACGGGCTGACCATCGACCGCGTGCGCTCGATGGACGTCGTGCTCGCCGACGGGTCGCTGGTGCGCGCCTCGGACGACGAGAACGTCGACCTGTTCTGGGGCATGCGCGGCGCGGGGGCCAACTTCGGTGTCGTGGTCTCGGTCGAGATCGAGGCCGCGCCCGTCGGCCAGGTCGGCTTCGCGCAGCTGGTGCTCGACGCCGGCGACCTGACCGACCTGCTGGTGCGCTGGGGGACCGCGATCGAGTCCTCGCACCGGTCCGTCACGGGCCAGCTGGTCCTCGGCGCGACGCGGCCGGGCCAGCCCCGCTACGCCCAGGCCATGCTCGTCGTCGACTCCGACGACCCCGAGACGATCATCGAGCGGCTCGGCCCGGTGGCGGCGGTCGCGCCGCTGCTCGACCAGTCCGTCGCGCTCGCGCGGTACGACGAGATCATGGGGGCGTTCCACCAGGAGGGGCCGCAGCGTGGGCAGGGTGAGCCGCACTCGCACTCCGGCATGGTCCGGCACCTGACGCCCGAGCTCGCGGCGGAGGCGACCGCGCTGCTCGACGCCGGGGCCGCGCACTTCTTCCAGATCCGCGCGGTCGGCGGGGCCGTGTCCGACGTGCCGACGGACGCGACGGCGTACGCGTGGCGGGACGCCGCGTTCAACATCGCGGCGATGGGCACCCGCGCGTCGGGCCTCGACACCTGGTGGCGCCGCCTCGAGCCGCACCTCGAGGGCATGTACCTGAGCTTTGAGTCCGACGAGGGTGCGGACGTGGTGGCCCGCGCGTTCCCGCCGGCCCACCTGGCGCGCCTGCGCGAGCTCAAGCGGCGCTACGACCCGACCGGGCTCTTCCGGGACAACTTCTACATCGCTCCCGCGGCCGAGGACGAGGTCGCCTGA